The DNA sequence GAAATGTTTAGATTGTGCCAAACCCATATAGCAGATGAACTCACTCTGAGCATTCCTTCTTGCCATTGTCGAAGCATCTTCAAGGTCACCGTaatcctcttcctttcagcttcatcttcctcctcatcctctccaagtccctcctcatcgctttccatctcctcatcctcgtcatcttcctcatcctcatcctgCTTTCCTTTGCCCTTGCTTGCTTTGCTTGACTGGCCGAAATCAAGCAaatcttcatcattttccTTAAGATATTTGAAGAATTCAGGATCGTTCTTCGCCAAATCCTTCATCGCCTTCTTCATGGCCTCTTCATCCAGAggatcttcttctccatcgtcttcttcgtcatctACCTCATCTTCGTCCTCTGACCCCAGCTCTTCTAGCTCTGATTCTTCACCACCCTCAACATCAAGTCCACCGGCGCCGAACAGCTCTTCAACTGTCTTGGCGACACCCCCAGCCTTTCCTCCGGCATTAGGTTTACCAATCCTCTTGGCTtctttctcatcctcttcgtcctccCCTTCGGAaccttcatcttcaatgTCGTCGTCCGAATCGTGAGCGGCACCTCGCTGCTTAGAGCGTTGGGTTTTGCGGTCGTCAGATTTGCGCTTGGCTTGTTGGTGTTGGCGACGTTTTTGAATGGTATCCTTGAGTTTCCCCGAGGAGGCAAACTTCTTAAAGGCTTTCGTAGACTTGCCCATGATTTATACTCGTAATGTCTTTTGTTATCGAACAGCTTGTTCAAAGTGTCGGCCGCGAAAATTCAATTCTTGCTCAATTGCACAAGTGGAGGCGGTCAGGTCCGCCAGATCAGCCGCCTCCCTGGAAAATTCCGAAGCTCCGAGTGTTTACGTAAACATTTACTGATTTACTAGGCTTCTATCTATCTTGTTTGGTTCTTCCTGCGTCGACTCTGTCCGGTTTGCTTTCTTCTTTAGAGCATCGgccatcttctctttttACTATCCACCTCCAAGGTCTTTTAATTGAATATCACTCGTCACCCTCTCTGTTTTTACAATTTACTGCCCTTCCAGCTTGAATGCCTCATACAATGCCTTCCCTACCTCAAAGCTTTCTAACTCGTCAATCATCTTCagctctttcttttccttcctaCCATGGCTCACCTGCTCATCATATGGATGACAAAGACGCAGATATTTTACTcatagaagaagaagatccAGACCATAGAACAGATCGAAGTTGTTCCACCGAAGACAGTGATCGAGATAGCATTCAGGTTGATGACGGTCCTAGTGATGAGGATCACCTCATCTGGGCTTTAGCAGACGACCTTGATACCGATGCTTCGATCCAGAACAGCGAAGACAACAATGAAGAAGTGCAGGAAGCCTTGTTCGAGCAATTGGTACGTCGAACAGAGGCAATGCGTAATCCGGCAGCACACACAGCATCATTCTACGCGCAATCTGAAGTCAGCGACGACGACGAGAATAGTTTTGAGATCGACGAGCCTTATTCCGAGAGTCTGATAGAGGACGGAATCCAAGTTTCTGATGAGGGAAGGTGTGTTAGATTCCAAGCATATCGGAAATAAGACTAAGTATACTTTGTAGGGAAAAGGCTCTAGATTTTCTCGAATCCATAGTGTCGTCTTTTCTGGAACAAATTTCAGCCTCAGTGAAAACAATTGTCTCACACGAAACCTCAAAAGCTCATAGAAAAGGGTTAAAAGGGCTTAAAACGCGAAGAGATTATGCTGCTGAAACCGATGAAGAGCAAGAGATAGACCGGAGCCTGGATGCTGGAAAAATCGGAGTGACGATATCCCTAAAGAATAGAAAATCTGGGTAAGATCTATTGAGTGCTATATCAAAGCTCATTGGCGGTAGCTCCTATCAAGCGGTAATTTTGCCTGACAGCCCTTTGCAATGCCCTGGCCGACAGAACTCTATAATGAGAATGGGTAATTGCGATAGCTTACAATCAATACTTGTCGGCTGACATATGAAGCCTGCATTATGCGTGTTGCTTCAACTTTGTATGAGGCAATATTGGATAGAAATGTCATCACGCTGAGGTGTGTGTCTCATTAAGAACAAAATTCTCAGTGCATTCAACTTCTCGCCAGAGATGTGTATTATCGCAATAAGCAACTGTTTGAGCGCCAGCCGGTCGTAGACAAGGTCCGTTGCTAACGATTTACCTGCCTCGAATACTTGCGTGCTGATTTTCAATTTGCAGATAGTTGACGATCTGGTGGCCACGGCGGAgctgaagaggagggaCTTCTATGTCGTTTGTTTTTACCACTACAGCACTGACTTCTGTTGTTCTTACAAGCATATTTAGTGCGCGTCCGCAAAAGGTCTTATCGCCTCATCTTCACTCGTCATCCATTATCGTACAGGAGACGAAATAGTTCTTTCGGCAACCCGAGCCAACCTTGTTGATCCCGCAGAGAAGATTGACGTTATTGAGGCACCAAACGGGCTTGACTGGGTACTTATCGTCGAGAAAGATGTAAGCCTCTCACTAAGGCACATGTACTAACGAAGTAAGGCAATTTTTCAGAGTCTTTGCGGTGCTGGTTTACTTCAATATGAAAGAATTGGCCATGGTGTCCTCATCACAGCAAGTTCACCCCGCCCGCACCTTTGTGTACGCCTACTGAACCCTCAGTAGGGCAAAGGCTTTCCGGACCTTGCTACACGCCAAATATTGCGCCTAATTGTTGACACATTTCCATGGCAAGCAACCTGTACTGATGACGAAGCTGCTAAACTGATGCACGGTATAGTGTAAAGATATACGCTTTGGTTGATGCCGACCCCCATGGACTCAAAATACTCTCAACTTATATGTATGGGTCCAAAGCAAACGCATACTCGAGTGATTACGAAGATCTACCCCTGAGGGATCGAGTGCAGTGGCTGGGACTGAGGGCGTCCGACTGGAGCGAGTATGTAAGGCTTTTCACAAAGATTTGGCGATCAGTTTACACGATGAAGTCTCGGCATCAATTACGATGATCTCATACCTCTAGAGCAATCGGATATCCAATTGGTATATGTCGAAGTACAAAACAAACGCAACAGCTGACAAACCCATCACAACAGGCAATGAGCATGCTCAGAGATCACCAGACACTGCCTGATGAGTGGAAGTAAGTTGATATACACTTATTGACAATGTTGACTGCCACAACAGACGAGAACTGAGTCATATGCTGCATCTTCGTCGTAAAGCTGAAATTGAGATTATCACTGCTTCATCTGGGTCCAACGACTATGTTAACAGTAACGGCAGCGGGGATGGAAAAGGAGACGGGCAGCCCCTCTCGGGCGCTGAACGGTTGATCAATTACATCGTCAAGAACATGGCGTTTTTATGAACCATTTAGCTGGCCATAGATAAATATTGAAAACGCACATAGTGCGCCGTCATGTTTGTACACATTTTTGCATCGTACACACCAAAGTACACATCAAGCCGAGGAATCACTTGCTGCTTCCCTTTCTGACCATCTCCAAGAAGCTTTCCTTGGTCAACACATCCTCCTTCCCACCCCGGCCCAAAATATTatctttttccttcttcttggccGCTTCGGGCTTGATTCTGGCCTTTTCGGATAGAGTGGTCTGAGCAGCTTCGGCGTTTTTGGAAGCCACGAGGATAGCGTTGAAAAGCTTAACCACTGCGAAGATTGGTTAGGATATTAACATGGCTGAAGAGGATAGTACTTACCACCTTTCTGAGCGGTCTTCCTTAAATTTTTCTCAAATTCTTGGCCACCAACGACGCCATCACCACTCCAACTTTCCAAGATATTCTCCACTCTTGCCCtgtcctccttctcctccttttcaGCCCTGAGTTGCCTTTTTGCCTTGGCTTCTAAAGATACAGAGGCCTTGGTTGGTAGCTTGTGTGCTGACAGTGCGAGAATGGGGGCAGCAGCAGCTTTTTTGTTGGAATCGGCACCCTTTGCTTTCTTGTTAGATTTGGTGAGCGGGTCAGCCAAAAGGGATGTAAGAGTGGCACCAAAATCGGCAGCAGTTGTGGGAGCCCTCTTTCGCTCTAACCGGAAATTAGTTAAAATCCACTCCGTACACGATTGTAAGGCTTACTTGTTGACTTCTTGGGCTTGCCCTCCTTGGCTttctcaatctcctcatcggtgttcatctcctcatcttcgtcCACTTCAACCTCGGACGCACTCTCATCTTCGAACCCACTCGCATTCCCCTCACTTTCACTCTCAAGGTCGGGGCCGCGTAAACGCTGAGGCTTTTTGGCGATGGACACAGTTTGTTTGGCCTTGGGCTTGGACTTCACTGCGACAGTCGTTGCGACAGACAGTTTTGATGGTCCCGCGCGGGGAGCGTCGAAAGATTTTGTGGGCTTTTTAAGCGCCGACTTGAGCGAGGCTACAGACATTGGGTTTGATCGAGCTATGTCAGAAAAAATGGAAGATAAAATAACTGAGCAAAGTGACAAATGCGTTAGCCCTCGTTACAGTGCGGCGAGTGACTTGCAAGCTGCAGCAAAATCTCAACAGGCGGACAAGGCCGTCAGGAACAAAGTGGAGGCACACAAGTTTTACTCAGTCTATTTAAGAAAGATCAAATTAAGGCATGTGCTTGAAACAATCCGCCGTAGTAGGGCGCATGGTGCTTGTGTACTCCCGCAGTGATATCTTATTCTAAAAAGTCGAACTTCAGCTTCGAAGCTTTGCACAATGGAAGGAGATTAACTCATTGACATTAAAGTTTCAATCTACATGATATGAATGCCAAACAATGATAATGAACAGCGTGAATAAGAAAACTACGCTAGACATTACGTATCAGATCTACAAGAATCTAAATTATCTATGATGCATAAAGAGAGAAGAATATCTACTTCCTTGCCATGGACCTTTTCCCTGAACCTCCACCACATCACAACTACAACAACAACTACCAGACTATCTCTTCAATCTAGGGCATCTTGAATGTGCTAAGATTATCTTCCACCTCCAACCCTTCTTGCCGACTGCGCTGCCGAACGTGCGATAAGACTTGCAGCGGGATCAACCGCCGCCCCTGCTGCTGGTACTACAACTGGTAAAGGCAGTGGTTCTAAAGGCACGATACGAGTTAGATAAAGCGGAAATAAGCCAACGGGGGAATACCTACGTGCATCAGGACGAGCACGAGCCAGATCAGCGTTGACCATCCGAGCAATGTTTTCCTCGTGTTGTCTAATATATCCATTATGGATGTTCAAAGCAACATTAGCATGTTGTTGGGCGGCAGGCATTTGGTCGACTCTGTCTACCCGCTCCTGACCCAACTGTCGCAATCTGTCGTAAAGAGGCAGTATAGGTTGAATAACCAAATGATTAGGCAAGGGTGCAGCTAAATGATTTGCTCCTGTTAGTAACTGGTCAGCATGTGCGAGGCGCATATAACAAAGGAAACATAAAGGCCTACCGGGCAAATTGGTAGGTAGAGCTTCAGGCATATCAATGTCGAGTTCTTCTGCATTGACTTGAGCGCCTtcagctgctgctgcagCCATGGCTTCCGCTGCCGCCGCATCTCTCGCTGCTCTGATCTGTATGGAAGACATTATTAGATGGAATGCCAAACATTCAGAGAATATGTATTCACAGCTTTCTCATCTGGGTTGGCCTCAGAATCCCATAAACGGCATTTTCCTTTATCCCGAGCTGCAGTACAATTGGAAGTTTGCCTATCAAAATGTTCATAGCTTGATGTAACGTCAGCTACGTACGTTTGAACCGCTTTTTAAATGCGTCAAACTCACCCCGTGATGATTTTACGACAGACGTAACATGACATGGTCCTGCAAGTCGTGCAAATAATTTTGTTACATCTGTTGGCCCATGTTAAGCTCTATgttttttcttctttctttttttaaTCCAAAAGGACATTAGACTCACCCTGAATCTTTGACAAATGGCTTTGTACACTTGGGGCAATTTCGAATAAGAGCGGCAGACATGGCATCCTCTACTGCATGCCGGCGGTTGAGGGTTCGCTCCTTGTCCATTTCTTACCGTCTCCAGTCAGCTACCGCGATCCAAAATTTAAAGTAGGAAAGTTGAATTTACCTTCACAAGTCTTGGGAATATGCTCCTTTCGCCTGCATTTTCTACATGTGACTTGCCCGCAAGTCTCGTTCATACACCTAAACAGCTTCTCATCCGGATTCTCAATGATAGCAGAGTAAGGACAGCTCGGACAGCTTTCGAGACCCTCAATTGCTGCAAGTTCGAGTTCTCTAGCTTGTTTCAAGCGGTGATACAAGCTAAGGGTCTTTTCAGAAAGAGCGCGGCCAAGTTCAGATTCAGGAAAAGGAGCTCTACATCCGGAAAGATCCATGCAGGTGATAGTCTACCGCAGCATGAGATGTTAGCTTGAACCAGGGAAAGGAATGGGTAGGGTAGATGTGTCTTACAATCTGTTGCTCGCCAAGTTTCATCTCTGCATTTCTCATGGTGCACTCTTTGCAAAAGAGATGACCTTCTGCGCATTGGAACATGTTTTCCTACGAATTGAATTAGATAATGATGAGTGAAATGGGCTAATTCAATACGTACCAATATCTCATCGCCGAAACAACATCCGCACTCTATCCCATACCCACTGGCGATAGCTTCATCAAGAATCTTTCGCTTTCTTTCagcttcctccttttctgCATTTTCCTTGACTATACATGTCGTCAGACGGTCCCTCTGATTTTGGAGAGAGATTGAGCTCACCAAGTCTTTCCTCCAACCATGCCAGCTCTCTCTCAAATTCCGCCTCTCCTCCATCACCTGCTAGACTGATACCCGACATTAGGGCAATTCCTTTTGATTTTCGGGGCTTTTGAAGCTCAACGTAAGGTCTAGGATTCGCTTGGCTATCTGCAAGTAGGCGATAATACGCTGGACTGAAGAGGCTCCCGCAAGTTTTGACAAATGTTGAACGGATACTATTTTGGCACGGTCAAAGTTGGCCACCTGCAAATGTGGATTGAATGACTTACTATGCGGTGGGCATAAGAGGAAATTCGGCCTCAAGATATTGAGTAGCCAAAGCATAATACTGAGGTCCACTCCGTTGAGCATGCCTATACGTATTCAACTTGTACCCATCTTCCggttcttcttcctttttcttctcttttgCCTTGCCAATCGCTTTCGGATATCCTCCCTCTACCTCTAGCGCACGATCGACGATGATCTCCGCAAGCCTGTTGGTATGCCCTGAAGCGAGATGTTTGGCAATCTCCGCTGATGCCCATTCCGGCTCGAGGTCTGGAAGAATTTCGAGTGCATTTTGAAGGATGGCATCGGCGTGTATTGGATCTAATGGCGGTAGCACAACCTTAGcagaaggagatgaagagggaGTGGAGATTTGATTTGGAGGAGTAAAAAATGCCTCGTCGTCTAGATACTCTACTGGAGGTAGCCCAAGAAGGGCAGGGGAACCGGCTGGTGTACCATGCTGGATTGGGCCTGACGAAGACCAAGGGACGTGCGCGGGCTGTAAAGTCTCAGGTAATACCGGAGCACGGGGAGCAGATAGTTTATTGAGGGAAGTTTTTAGAGGACTTTTGCGAACCTTCTCATTGCTCTTTGTTCTGCGAATCGAAGCAGGGCTCACACTTGTTGTTGATGCATATGACCGAGAGGGACCAGCGACAGGTTGCCCAGATTGGTTAGTTAATCCAACTGAAGGGATTCTAGATGGACCGGCAGCTGAAGGAAATCCGAATGCTCTATCGATCTGAGCGTGCGAGGAGGCATTGCGATGTAACAGCGGCGCTGGTCTTGCAGACGGTCGAGGGATTGATTCAGATATGGATGGACGAGTAACTTCAATTCTCAATCTTTTCGCTGGTCGAGGGGCATCTCGTTCACTGTCTGAGTCATCAATGATAATAGGAGCATTCTTTCTTCCGCGTACATGCTTTGGTGGTTGTTCGAGTGCTTGGACTGAAGTGTCCGAATCCGACTCGCTGCTGTTGTGGGGTATTTTCTGCTTGTGTTTAGTGGAGCTGGCTGTATGCGGGGTCCGAGGATGTGAGCGGGTGGGCGGGTGCATCTGTATGGGGGAGTCGGGGGTGCAGAGCTGCAGAGGTGCAGGGGGGGAGGTGATTAGACTGTGAGAGGTAAGTGAATGTTGCGGCCGCCGGCGCCAAACAACAATAGAAACATGATCGAAACAGGTAAACAGATCGATCCGGACACCTAAATATTACGTAACACACCCTCATGGTCAACGCGACAGCGTCTGTCATGTCCAAGCATCTTTGTGCAAGAGACACTCATACATACTCATACACGTTTCTATATCCACAGCCCAAGATGTTTATGACAAGGTAAGCACACATGCTGTCAGAACAAAACTAACAGCTCCCAGATCAGAGTACGACCGGGGCGTCAACACCTTCTCCCCAGAAGTGAGTCCGTCCACAGTTCGTCATCTT is a window from the Cryptococcus gattii WM276 chromosome L, complete sequence genome containing:
- a CDS encoding Endodeoxyribonuclease, putative (Similar to TIGR gene model, INSD accession AAW45014.1), whose translation is MPHTMPSLPQTLSFPSYHGSPAHHMDDKDADILLIEEEDPDHRTDRSCSTEDSDRDSIQVDDGPSDEDHLIWALADDLDTDASIQNSEDNNEEVQEALFEQLVRRTEAMRNPAAHTASFYAQSEVSDDDENSFEIDEPYSESLIEDGIQVSDEGREKALDFLESIVSSFLEQISASVKTIVSHETSKAHRKGLKGLKTRRDYAAETDEEQEIDRSLDAGKIGVTISLKNRKSGSYQAVILPDSPLQCPGRQNSIMRMACIMRVASTLYEAILDRNVITLRDVYYRNKQLFERQPVVDKIVDDLVATAELKRRDFYVCASAKGLIASSSLVIHYRTGDEIVLSATRANLVDPAEKIDVIEAPNGLDWVLIVEKDAIFQSLCGAGLLQYERIGHGVLITGKGFPDLATRQILRLIVDTFPCVKIYALVDADPHGLKILSTYMYGSKANAYSSDYEDLPLRDRVQWLGLRASDWSDLGINYDDLIPLEQSDIQLAMSMLRDHQTLPDEWKRELSHMLHLRRKAEIEIITASSGSNDYVNSNGSGDGKGDGQPLSGAERLINYIVKNMAFL
- a CDS encoding Hypothetical protein (Similar to TIGR gene model, INSD accession AAW45015.1; CNH01340); translated protein: MSVASLKSALKKPTKSFDAPRAGPSKLSVATTVAVKSKPKAKQTVSIAKKPQRLRGPDLESESEGNASGFEDESASEVEVDEDEEMNTDEEIEKAKEGKPKKSTKRKRAPTTAADFGATLTSLLADPLTKSNKKAKGADSNKKAAAAPILALSAHKLPTKASVSLEAKAKRQLRAEKEEKEDRARVENILESWSGDGVVGGQEFEKNLRKTAQKGVVKLFNAILVASKNAEAAQTTLSEKARIKPEAAKKKEKDNILGRGGKEDVLTKESFLEMVRKGSSK
- a CDS encoding Hypothetical protein (Similar to SGTC gene model, INSD accession EAL17868.1; CNBL1300) produces the protein MHPPTRSHPRTPHTASSTKHKQKIPHNSSESDSDTSVQALEQPPKHVRGRKNAPIIIDDSDSERDAPRPAKRLRIEVTRPSISESIPRPSARPAPLLHRNASSHAQIDRAFGFPSAAGPSRIPSVGLTNQSGQPVAGPSRSYASTTSVSPASIRRTKSNEKVRKSPLKTSLNKLSAPRAPVLPETLQPAHVPWSSSGPIQHGTPAGSPALLGLPPVEYLDDEAFFTPPNQISTPSSSPSAKVVLPPLDPIHADAILQNALEILPDLEPEWASAEIAKHLASGHTNRLAEIIVDRALEVEGGYPKAIGKAKEKKKEEEPEDGYKLNTYRHAQRSGPQYYALATQYLEAEFPLMPTAYIRSTFVKTCGSLFSPAYYRLLADSQANPRPYVELQKPRKSKGIALMSGISLAGDGGEAEFERELAWLEERLVKENAEKEEAERKRKILDEAIASGYGIECGCCFGDEILENMFQCAEGHLFCKECTMRNAEMKLGEQQITITCMDLSGCRAPFPESELGRALSEKTLSLYHRLKQARELELAAIEGLESCPSCPYSAIIENPDEKLFRCMNETCGQVTCRKCRRKEHIPKTCEEMDKERTLNRRHAVEDAMSAALIRNCPKCTKPFVKDSGCNKIICTTCRTMSCYVCRKIITGYEHFDRQTSNCTAARDKGKCRLWDSEANPDEKAIRAARDAAAAEAMAAAAAEGAQVNAEELDIDMPEALPTNLPGANHLAAPLPNHLVIQPILPLYDRLRQLGQERVDRVDQMPAAQQHANVALNIHNGYIRQHEENIARMVNADLARARPDALVVPAAGAAVDPAASLIARSAAQSARRVGGGR